The following proteins come from a genomic window of Natrinema saccharevitans:
- the arcS gene encoding archaeosine synthase subunit alpha, with protein sequence MTEYFEIHERDGAARVGELRLSPPRTTPALVDDVLEDAGSLWSADRDLSDGDESKLTVLPHRAFPGGTPEEVQESFAVDAPDVDYPSVAVVSSEAVEPQGTDAYALSDVQSVTGHGAALVEAVVDVREAIPADTALLFSGVATPRNVALLAYAGVDLFDATAAVVKGTEGRYLTTDEAYFLEDLEELPCSCPACQGPREEFTREDCADHNRNALESELAIVRRRIRDGRLRDYLEGQARHDQWLTAAVRELDDQWGYLEERTPILRDARIDAATGDTLRRVEIQRFADRVTTRYRNRFDNPLVLVPCSAAKPYSESQSHRQFHDAIQWRGHLVSMTSPIGVVPQELETTYPAQHYDTVVTGRWTEDEKEFVAEVLQRYLERNEYPKIVAHVPDEGYRDIVERVEERLGLEITYTVADHPTDDESLSNLAEALSGELKYSKREREHNTVRALADYLLGDGAGDDLFEDIQTTSRYPKIQVRDREDTQLATMVPQYGTLSFTLAGARRWLESAAPTKRVEIDGFVPHGSVLAPGVVDADEDIRVGDEVIVEGPRAFAVGRAEMFGREMAESTRGIACEIRHVEET encoded by the coding sequence ATGACCGAGTACTTCGAAATTCACGAGCGCGACGGGGCCGCGCGCGTGGGCGAACTCCGCCTCTCCCCGCCCCGAACGACGCCCGCGCTCGTCGACGACGTCCTCGAGGACGCGGGCTCGCTCTGGAGCGCGGACCGCGATCTCTCCGACGGCGACGAGTCGAAACTCACCGTGTTGCCCCACCGGGCGTTCCCCGGCGGCACCCCCGAGGAAGTCCAGGAGTCGTTCGCCGTCGACGCCCCCGACGTCGACTACCCCAGTGTCGCGGTCGTCTCGAGCGAGGCAGTCGAACCGCAGGGAACGGACGCCTACGCCCTCTCGGACGTCCAGTCGGTGACGGGCCACGGGGCGGCGCTGGTCGAGGCAGTCGTCGACGTCCGCGAGGCGATCCCGGCCGACACTGCCCTGTTGTTCTCCGGGGTCGCGACGCCCCGAAACGTCGCCCTGCTCGCTTACGCCGGCGTCGACCTGTTCGACGCGACCGCGGCGGTCGTGAAGGGCACCGAGGGGCGCTATCTGACGACCGACGAGGCCTACTTCCTCGAGGACCTCGAGGAACTCCCCTGTTCGTGTCCCGCCTGTCAGGGGCCCCGCGAGGAGTTCACCCGCGAGGACTGTGCCGACCACAACCGGAACGCCCTCGAATCCGAACTGGCGATCGTCCGCCGACGGATCCGCGACGGGCGGCTACGGGACTACCTCGAGGGGCAGGCCCGCCACGACCAGTGGCTCACCGCGGCCGTGCGCGAACTCGACGACCAGTGGGGTTATCTCGAGGAGCGGACGCCGATCCTGCGGGACGCGCGAATCGACGCCGCGACGGGCGACACCCTCCGACGCGTCGAGATCCAGCGCTTCGCCGACCGGGTGACCACGCGCTATCGCAACCGCTTCGACAACCCGCTGGTGCTGGTGCCCTGTTCGGCGGCCAAGCCCTACAGCGAGTCACAGAGTCACCGCCAGTTCCACGACGCGATCCAGTGGCGCGGCCATCTGGTCTCGATGACCTCGCCGATCGGCGTCGTGCCGCAGGAACTCGAGACGACCTACCCGGCCCAGCACTACGACACCGTCGTGACCGGCCGCTGGACGGAAGACGAGAAGGAGTTCGTCGCGGAAGTGCTACAGCGATACCTCGAGCGCAACGAGTACCCGAAGATCGTCGCCCACGTCCCCGACGAGGGCTACCGCGACATCGTCGAACGCGTCGAGGAACGGCTCGGCCTCGAGATCACCTACACCGTCGCCGACCACCCGACCGACGACGAGTCGCTCTCGAACCTCGCCGAGGCGCTGTCGGGCGAACTCAAGTACTCCAAGCGCGAGCGCGAACACAACACCGTCCGCGCGCTCGCCGATTACCTGCTCGGTGACGGGGCCGGCGACGACCTCTTCGAGGACATCCAGACGACGAGTCGCTACCCCAAGATCCAGGTCCGGGATCGCGAGGACACCCAGCTCGCGACGATGGTCCCCCAGTACGGCACGCTGTCTTTTACGCTCGCGGGCGCTCGCCGCTGGCTCGAGAGCGCAGCGCCGACCAAACGCGTCGAGATCGACGGCTTCGTCCCCCACGGCAGCGTCCTCGCACCGGGGGTCGTCGACGCGGACGAGGACATCCGCGTCGGCGACGAGGTGATCGTCGAGGGGCCGCGGGCCTTCGCCGTCGGCCGCGCCGAGATGTTCGGCCGGGAGATGGCCGAGAGCACGCGCGGGATCGCCTGCGAGATCCGCCACGTCGAGGAGACGTAG
- a CDS encoding HdeD family acid-resistance protein, translated as MNSITAITGHGEGTALENDWQRLAIAGGIVGLLGLLAMAAPAVTGLSVTLALGLLLIAGGIVHAGHAVAVRGWRGSVWQAALAVVSIVAGAAVLAAPAIALVTLTVALVAYLAVEGIAELVAATRLPASRGRTSIAVSGVAALVLAGLLWAGFPATAAWAIGLLVGANLLVTGIAMVAVAAAARRPLEDVTPSATEPRGA; from the coding sequence ATGAACAGTATCACAGCAATCACCGGACACGGCGAGGGCACGGCCCTCGAGAACGACTGGCAGCGGCTCGCGATCGCAGGGGGGATCGTCGGACTGCTCGGGCTGCTCGCGATGGCCGCGCCGGCAGTAACTGGACTCTCGGTCACGCTCGCGTTGGGACTGCTCCTGATCGCGGGCGGGATCGTCCACGCGGGCCACGCGGTCGCGGTGCGGGGCTGGCGCGGCTCGGTCTGGCAGGCGGCGCTGGCGGTCGTTTCGATCGTCGCCGGAGCGGCGGTCCTCGCGGCTCCGGCCATCGCGCTCGTCACCCTGACGGTCGCGCTCGTTGCGTATCTGGCCGTCGAGGGTATCGCGGAACTCGTGGCGGCGACGCGGCTACCCGCCTCCCGCGGCCGGACCTCGATCGCCGTCAGCGGCGTCGCCGCGCTCGTCCTCGCGGGCCTCCTGTGGGCCGGCTTCCCGGCGACCGCCGCGTGGGCGATCGGCCTGCTCGTCGGCGCGAACCTCCTCGTGACCGGGATCGCGATGGTAGCCGTCGCCGCGGCCGCTCGTCGCCCGCTCGAGGACGTAACCCCGTCTGCGACCGAACCTCGAGGGGCGTGA